In Brachybacterium fresconis, the genomic stretch AAGCCCAAGACATAAGGGGCATGATGATTTGACGTCGTCCCCACCTTCCTCCGAGTTGACCCCGGCAGTCTCCCATGAGTCCCCGCCACTACGCGCTGGCAACATGGAACGAGGGTTGCGCTCGTTGCGGGACTTAACCCAACATCTCACGACACGAGCTGACGACAACCATGCACCACCTGTGAACCAGTCCGAAGAAAGCCACATCTCTGCAGCCGTCCGGTCCATGTCAAGCCTTGGTAAGGTTCTTCGCGTTGCATCGAATTAATCAGCATGCTCCGCCGCTTGTGCGGGCCCCCGTCAATTCCTTTGAGTTTTAGCCTTGCGGCCGTACTCCCCAGGCGGGGCACTTAATGCGTTAGCTACGGCGCGGAGAACGTGGAATGTCCCCCACACCTAGTGCCCAACGTTTACGGCATGGACTACCAGGGTATCTAATCCTGTTCGCTACCCATGCTTTCGCTTCTCAGTGTCAGTAATGGCCCAGAGACCTGCCTTCGCCATCGGTGTTCTTCCTGATATCTGCGCATTTCACCGCTACACCAGGAATTCCAGTCTCCCCTACCACACTCTAGCCTGCCCGTACCCACCGCACGCCCGAGGTTGAGCCTCGGGTTTTCACGGCAGACGCGACAAGCCACCTACAAGCTCTTTACGCCCAATAATTCCGGACAACGCTTGCGCCCTACGTATTACCGCGGCTGCTGGCACGTAGTTAGCCGGCGCTTCTTCTGCAGGTACCGTCACTTTCGCTTCTTCCCTACTGAAAGAGGTTTACAACCCGAAGGCCGTCATCCCTCACGCGGCGTCGCTGCATCAGGCTTTCGCCCATTGTGCAATATTCCCCACTGCTGCCTCCCGTAGGAGTCTGGGCCGTGTCTCAGTCCCAGTGTGGCCGGTCGCCCTCTCAGGCCGGCTACCCGTCATCGCCTTGGTGAGCCATTACCTCACCAACAAACTGATAGGCCGCGAGTCCATCCCCCACCGAAAAACTTTCCAGCAACCACCATGCGGTGGAAACTCATATCCGGTATTAGCCTCGATTTCTCGAGGTTATCCCGAAGAGGGGGGCAGGTTACTCACGTGTTACTCACCCGTTCGCCACTAATCAGGCGGTGCAAGCACCACCATCATCGTTCGACTTGCATGTGTTAAGCACGCCGCCAGCGTTCGTCCTGAGCCAGGATCAAACTCTCCATGAAAACATAGAAAAATCCCAGCAAACAACAAACAACTAGCATAAACTGCTAATCATCCGTTAAAATTTGCCATTCAAAATAATGGCATCAATAAACAGACACGCTATTGAGATATCAAGCAACACGCGCACATCGTTTCCATCCCGCGATCGCGGTCTGAGTCAGAGGCTCGGATGCGCCGTCCGGGATGACCCGGTGACGACTTGTTGTGCTTCGTCGTCCCGGCGCGAGTCGCTACTCTAGCAGTTCCTCGCGGCCAAGTCCAACTCCGCTGTCCGTGTCGTGCATCTCGGTCAGATCGCTGGGCGATCATCCCGCCGTGCCGGTCACGGCCGCTCCTCTGGTTGCCCAGGAGACCGGGTCAGCATCTCGTCCTCATCCGCTCCTGGCCGCCAGCTCCTCGGGGGAACCTCTCGGCCTCTCGCGTCTGCGTCCTCGCTGCTGACAAGAGAAGACATTACGCGGCCTCGGGCCCACGGGCAAACCGGGATGTTCGCCGTCCGTTCACCCGTCTGCACATCCATCAGTGCAGGTCATCGCTGCTTTCCAGGCTCTGGGAAAGCGCTCGTTCACTCCGATGTGACCCACGTCTGTAAGGGGCGTCACGGGAATCGGATCCGGTGGGGCGTGCGCCGCCGGCCCGGAACGCGCAGCGCCCCGGTCCCCCACCAGGGGAACCGGGGCGCCGCAGGGCGAGGGGCGTCAGCCGACCAGGCGCACCATCGCGGCGTTCTTGCGTCCGCGGCGCAGCAGCAGGTGACGGCCCGGCAGCAGGTCGAGCTCTCCCAGCTCACGGGTGAGCTCGTCGGCGGTGAGCTTCTCGCCGTTGACCGAGAGTCCGCCCTCGTCGGCTCCGCGACGGGCGGCGCCCTTGGACTGTGCGATGCCGGTGGCGATGAAGGCGTCCACCAAGGGGGTGGTCGGACTCAGCTCGGCGCCGGGCAGCTCCCGGGCGATCGAGTCGACGGTCCGCTCCTCGAGCGCCCGCACGTCCCCGCGCCCGAACAGCACCGCCGCCGCGGCCGTGGCCTGCGCGGTGGCCTGCTCACCGTGGACGAGCGTGGTGAGGTCGTCGGCCAGGGCGCGCTGCGCCTGGCGCTTGTGCGAGGCCTCCTCGGTGGCCTGCTCGAGCTCGGCGATCTCCTCCTGGCAGCGGAAGGTGAAGTAGCGCAGGTACTTCACGACGTCCGCGTCGGCCGCGTTGAGCCAGAACTGGTGGAAGGCGTAGGGGCTGGTGAGTTCGGCGTCGAGCCAGATCGCGCCGCCCTCGCTCTTGCCGAACTTGCTGCCGTCCGCCTTGGTCACCAGCGGGGTGGTCAGCGCATGGGCGTCGTGCCCCTCGACCTTGTGGATCAGCTCGACCCCGGAGAGCAGGTTGCCCCACTGGTCGTTGCCGCCGTACTGGAGGCTCACCCCGTAGCGTCGGTGCAGCTCGAGGTAGTCGATGCTCTGCAGCACCTGGTAGCTGAACTCCGTGTAGCTGATTCCCTCGTCGCTCTGCAGACGGCGGGCGACGGTCTCCTTGCCGAGCATGGTGCCCATGCGGAAGTGCTTGCCCATGTCCCGCAGGAAGTCGAGGGCGCTCATCTGCCCGATCCAGTCGAGGTTGTTGACCATGGTCACGGCGTGCTCGCCCTCGAGGTCGAGGAAGCGGGAGATCTGGGAGCGCAGGCTGTCCACCCAGCCGTGCACGATCTCCGCGTCGTTGAGCACGCGCTCCCCGGACATGCGTGGGTCGCCGATCAGGCCGGTCGCCCCGCCCACCAGGGCGTAGGGGTGGTGGCCGGCGAGCTGGAGACGCCGCATGGTCAGCACCTGGGTGAGGTGGCCGACGTGCAGGGAGGCGGCCGTCGGGTCGAAGCCGCAATACAGGCTGACCGGTCCGTCCGCCAGAGCTCTGCCGAGCGCCTCGCGCCCGGTGGTCTGCACGACGAGTCCTCGCCAGGCGAGCTCGTCCAGGACGGAATGCATCGATCGGTTCCTCTCGGTGGGGCACGCAGTGCCGTGACGGGGTGCGGAGGTCGGAGCGGACGGGGGCCGGGCGGACGGGCACCATGGACGTCCGGGCGGGCGTCGTGCGCCATTGTCACAGATCCGGGCCGACGGGACCGTGCGACGCCACGACCGCAGACCGACGGCCGACGACCTCACCGGTCATCGGTCGCTCCGGGAGCGCCGGGCCCGTCCGCCCGGATCACCGGCGGCGGAGGGGTCCCGGCGCGACCGTGCTCAGCGGTCCCGGGTGAAGGACCGCAGGTCGCGGATGGTCTCGGCGACGGCCTGTTCCTGCTCCGCCACCCGCGCCGGGGCGGTCCCGCCCTTGGCGTCGCGGGAGGCGATCGAGCCCTGGACGGTCAGGACCTCGCGCACCGAGGCGTCGAGGTGCTCGGAGATCTCGGCGAATTCGGCATCGGTGAGGTCCCACAGCTCCTTGTCCTGCTCCTCGGCGACCTTCACGCAGGCCCCGGAGATCTCGTGCGCGCTGCGGAAGGGCACGCCATGGCGCACCAGGTGGTCGGCGATGTCGGTGGCGAGGGAGAAGCCCTGCGGGGCCAGCTCCGCCATCCGCTCGGTGTGGAACACCAGAGTCGCCATCATCCCGGTGAAGGCCGGCAGCACCAGGTCGAGGGAGTCGACCTGGTCGAAGACGGGCTCCTTGTCCTCCTGCAGGTCACGGTTGTACGCCAGCGGCAGGGCCTTGAGCGTGGTCAGCAGCCCGACCAGGTCGCCCACGACGCGGCCCGCCTTGCCGCGGGCGAGCTCGGCGATGTCCGGATTCTTCTTCTGCGGCATGATCGAGGAGCCGGTGGAGAAGGAGTCGTCCAGGGTGATGAAGGAGAACTCCTTCGTGTTCCACAGGATGATCTCCTCGGCCAGGCGCGACAGATCGATGCCGATCATCGCCAGCACGAAGGAGAACTCGGCGGTCAGGTCCCGCGAGGCGGTGCCGTCGATCGAGTTCCACACCGAATCCGTGAAGCCCAGCTCCGCGGCGACGGCCTGCGGGTCCAGTCCCAGGCTCGAGCCGGCCAGAGCCCCGGACCCGTACGGCGAGACGGCCGTGCGGCGGTCGAGGTCGGCCAGGCGCTCCACGTCGCGCAGCAGCGGCCAGGCGTGGGCGAGCAGGTGGTGGCTCAGCAGCAGCGGCTGGGCGTGCTGGAGATGCGTGCGGCCCGGCATGGGGACGCCGTGCACCTCGCGCGCCCGCTCGAGCAGCACCTCGGCGAGGTCGAGGACCTGGTCGCCGACGGCGCGGGCCTGGTCGCGCAGAAACAGCCGGATCAGCGTGGCGATCTGGTCGTTGCGCGAGCGGCCGGCGCGCAGCTTGCCGCCGAGCTCGCCGCCGGCGCGCTCGATGAGGCCGCGCTCGAGGGCCGTGTGCACGTCCTCGTCGTCCGCGGCCGCGACGAATTCGCCGGAGGCGACGTCGGCCGCGAGCACGTCGAGGGCCTCCTGCATCCGAGCCAGCTCGTCATCGCTCAGCAGCTCCGCGGCATGCAGCACGTTCGCGTGGGCCTTCGAGCCGCGCAGGTCGTACTGGGCCAGGCGCCAGTCGAAGTGGGTGGACACGGACAGGGCGGCGAGCGCGGCGGCGGGGCCGGAGCCGAAGCGTCCGCCCCACAGCGCGGCGCTCGCGCCCGAAGGTGCCGAGGTGGCCTCCGGGCCCGGGGTCGAGGTGCTCACTCGGCGTCCTCGGCGTCCAGGTTCTCCCCGTTGCCGAAGGCGACGTCGCGGGCCGCGGCCTGCTTGGCGGCCAGCCCGTAGATGTCGATGAAGCCGCGGGCGCTGGACTGGTCGAAGGCGTCGCCCTCGTCGTAGGTGGCGAGGTTGAAGTCGTACAGACCGGTCTCCGAGCGGCGGCCGGTCACGGTGGCGCGGCCGCCGTGCAGCGTCATCCGGATGTCGCCGTTGACGTAGCGCTGGGTGTCCTCGATGAAGGCGTCCAGGGACTTCTTCAGCGGGGAGAACCACTGGCCGTCGTAGACCATCTCGGTCCAGCGATCGCCGACGGTGCGCTTGAAGCGGGCCTGCTCGCGCTCGAGGGTGACGCGCTCGAGCTCCTGGTGGGCGGTGATCAGGGCCATGGCGCCCGGGGCCTCGTAGACCTCGCGGGACTTGATGCCCACCAGACGGTCCTCGACGATGTCGATGCGGCCGATGCCCTGGGCGCCGGCGCGGCGGTTCATCTCCTGGATGGCCTGGAGCGGGGTGACCGTCCGGCCGTCGATCGCGACCGGGACGCCGCGCTCGAAGGTGAGGACGACCTCGTCGGCGACCGGCGGGAAGGCCGGATCGTCGGTGTAGCTGAAGATGTCCTTGGTGGGCTCGTTCCAGATGTCCTCGAGGAAGCCGGTCTCGATGGCGCGGCCCCACACGTTCTGGTCGATGGAGAACGGGTTGTGCTTCGTGGTCTCGATCGGCAGGCCCTTGCGCTCGGCGTACTGGATCGCCTTGTCGCGGGTCAGGGCGAGGTCGCGCACCGGGGCGATGCACTTCAGCTCGGGGGCGAGCGAGGTGATCGAGACCTCGAAGCGCACCTGGTCGTTGCCCTTTCCGGTGCAGCCGTGGGCGACCGTGGTGGCGCCGAACTTCTTGGCGGCCTTCACGAGGTGCTTGGTGATCACCGGGCGGGAGATCGCCGAGACGTTCGGGTAGGCGTCCATGTACAGCGAGTTGGTCTTGAGGGCTGCCATGCAGTACTCCTCGGCGAACTCGTCGCGGGCGTCGGCGACGTAGGCCTCGACGGCGCCGCAGTCCAGGGCGCGCTGACGGATCACCTCGAGGTCCTCGCCGCCCTGGCCGACGTCCACCGCGCAGGCGATGACGTCGGCGCCGGTGGCGTCGTGGATCCAGCCGATGGCCACGGAGGTGTCGAGTCCGCCGGAGTAGGCGAGGACGATGCGTTCGGTCACGGGAATGCTCCTAGAAGGGGGGTCGGTCGGTGGTCGGGGCGGGCGGGGCGCGGGCCTCGCCCGGGTCTGTGAGGTCTTGCGGGGTCTGTCAGATCTCTGGGGGTCGGTGGGTCGCTCAGATGCCGGGGGCGGGATCTCCGGGGGCCGTGTCCACGGGGACCGCGCCGGGCTCGGGCGGCGCGGGGGGCTCAGGCGTCTCAGGGACCTCACGGCGCCCGTCGGCCAGGTCGAGCAGCCGCGCCGCGAGGCGATCGCCGCCGACGGGGTCCCGGGAGACCAGCAGCACGGTGTCGTCGCCCGCGATCGTACCCAGGACGTCGGGCATCACCGATCGGTCCAGGGCAGAGGCGAGATACTGCGCTCCGCCCGGCGGGGTCCGCACGACGACGAGGTTGCCGCTGGCTTCCGCGGAGACGAGGAGACCTTCCGCCAGGCGCGGCAGGCGGGCCTCGAGCAGCTCGCTCTCGGCGGGCGGGCCCGTCGGCCGCGGCGCGCCGCCCTCGGGAGGCAGGCGGTAGACGAGGCTGCCGGCCGAGCCGCGGACCTTCTCGGCCTGCAGCTCGACGAGGTCGCGGGAGAGCGTGGCCTGCGTGACCTCGATCCCCTCGGCGGTCAGCAGCTGTGCGAGCTGCGACTGCGAGGAGACCTCCCGGTGGGTCAGCAGCTGGACGATGCGCTGCTGCCGGGAGGTCTTGGTCTGGGCCAGGGCCCGGCGCTGTTCGCTCATCGTCGCTCCCCCGCCGGGCGGGCATGGCCGGCCGTGGTCGCATCGGGATGCTCCAGCAGCCAGGTGAGCAGCGCCTTCTGGGCGTGCAGGCGGTTCTCCGCCTCGTCCCACACCACCGAGGCGGGACCGTCGATCACGGAGGCGGCGACCTCCTTGCCGCGATAGGCGGGCAGGCAGTGCAGGAAGATGCCCCCGGAGAGGTCCATGAGCTCCTCGGTGACCTGGTACGGCGCGAAGGTGGCCTCGCCGCGGCCGTCCTCACCCTCCTGCCCCATCGACACCCAGGTGTCGGTGAGCACGGCGCTCGCCCCGGCGACGGCCTCTCGGGGATCCTCGGTCACCCGGACCGAGCCGCCGGTGGCGGCGGCGATCTCGGTGGCGCGCGCCAGGACCGCCGGGTCGGGCCGGTGGGAGGCGGGGGCTCCGATGCGCACGTCCATGCCGGCGGTCGCGCCGCCGAGCAGGTAGGAGTGGGCCATGTTGTTGGCGCCGTCGCCGAGATAGGCCAGCGAGCGGCCGGTCAGCGCCGCGTCGCCATCGGCCAGCCCCCCGGTGTGCTGGGCGATGGTCTGCAGGTCCGCGAGGATCTGACAGGGGTGGAACTCGTCGGTCAGGGCATTGACCACGGGGACGGAGGCGTGCGCGGCCATCTCCTCGATCCGCTCCTGGCCGAAGGTGCGCCACACGATCGCCGAGACCATGCGGGTGAGCACCTCGGTGGTGTCGCCGATCGACTCCCCGCGCCCCAGCTGGCTCGCCCCGGCCTCCATCACCAGCGGGCTGCCGCCGAGCTCGGCCACCCCGGTCGCGAAGGAGATCCGCGTGCGGGTCGAGGACTTGTCGAACATGATGGCGACCGTGCGCGGCCCCTCGAGGGGACGACGGGCGAAGCGATCCCCCGCCAGCTGGAGGGCGAGGGCGAGGACCTCCTTCTGCTCGGCGGGGGCGAGGTCGTCGTCGCGCAGGAAGTGGCGGGGCATGTCAGTTCCCTCCGGCGGCCGTGGCGGCCGCGAGCAGGTCGGGCAGGGCGGCGACGAAGCTGTCGAGGTCCGCCTGGGCGATGATCAGGGGCGGGGCGAGGCGCAGGGTCGAGGCGTCGGGCGCGTTGATGATGAAGCCGGCCTCCAGCGCCGCGGCGACGACCTGCTTCGCGATCGGCTCCGCGAGCCCGATGCCGAGCAGTAGCCCGGCGCCGCGCACCCCGGTGATCAGGGGGTCCTCGAGCGCGAGCACGTCGGCGCTCAGCTGCGCACCGACGGTGCGGACGTGCTCGAGCACGCCGTCCTCGAGCAGGGTGCCGATCACGGCGAGGCCCGCCGCGGCGGCCAGCGGATTGCCGCCGAAGGTGGTGCCGTGCTGGCCGGGCTGGAGCAGGTCGTGGACGTCCGCGCCGAAGCTGATCACGGCACCGATCGGGAAGCCGCCCCCGAGGCCCTTGGCCAGCGTCATGACGTCGGGCTGCAGGCCGTCGATCCCCTGGTGGGCGAACCAGTTCCCGGTCCGGCCCATGCCGGTCTGGACCTCGTCGAGGATCAGCAGGGTGCCGTGCTCCCGGGTGAGGCGACGCAGGGCGCGGAGGTACTCGGGGCTCAGCGGCAGCACTCCGGCCTCGCCCTGGATGGGCTCGGCGAACACGGCGGCCACATCGCCGGGGGCGAGGGCCTCGGCCAGAGCCCGCTCGTCACCGGCGGGCACGAACTCCACCCCTCCGGGCAGCGGCTCGAAGGGAGCCCGGTAGGCCTCCTTCGCGGTCAGGGCGAGAGCGCCCATGGTGCGGCCGTGGAAGGAGTTCGTCAGGGACAGGATGCGCGGTCGCCCGGTGCGGCGCGCGATCTTGAACGCCGCCTCGTTCGCCTCGGTGCCGGAGTTCGCGAAGAACACCCCGGAACCGGCCGGGGCACCGGCGAGGGTCAGCAGCTTCTCGGCGAGCTCGATCTGCGGGGCCGTGGCGAAGAAGTTCGAGACGTGCCCGAGGGTCTCGGCCTGCTTGGTCAGCGCGGACAGGATCGCCGGATGGGCGTGGCCGAGGGTGTTCACGGCGATACCGGCCAGCAGGTCGAGGTACTCCTTCCCGTCGGTGTCCCAGACGCGCGTCCCCTCTCCGCGGGCGAGGATCCGCTGCGGGGCGCCGAACACGGGCAGCAGCGCCTCGCCGTAGCGCGTGGCGAGGTCGCCGGAGCCCTCCCCCGCGCCGGCGGAGTGGAT encodes the following:
- the argH gene encoding argininosuccinate lyase; this translates as MSTSTPGPEATSAPSGASAALWGGRFGSGPAAALAALSVSTHFDWRLAQYDLRGSKAHANVLHAAELLSDDELARMQEALDVLAADVASGEFVAAADDEDVHTALERGLIERAGGELGGKLRAGRSRNDQIATLIRLFLRDQARAVGDQVLDLAEVLLERAREVHGVPMPGRTHLQHAQPLLLSHHLLAHAWPLLRDVERLADLDRRTAVSPYGSGALAGSSLGLDPQAVAAELGFTDSVWNSIDGTASRDLTAEFSFVLAMIGIDLSRLAEEIILWNTKEFSFITLDDSFSTGSSIMPQKKNPDIAELARGKAGRVVGDLVGLLTTLKALPLAYNRDLQEDKEPVFDQVDSLDLVLPAFTGMMATLVFHTERMAELAPQGFSLATDIADHLVRHGVPFRSAHEISGACVKVAEEQDKELWDLTDAEFAEISEHLDASVREVLTVQGSIASRDAKGGTAPARVAEQEQAVAETIRDLRSFTRDR
- the argF gene encoding ornithine carbamoyltransferase, with amino-acid sequence MPRHFLRDDDLAPAEQKEVLALALQLAGDRFARRPLEGPRTVAIMFDKSSTRTRISFATGVAELGGSPLVMEAGASQLGRGESIGDTTEVLTRMVSAIVWRTFGQERIEEMAAHASVPVVNALTDEFHPCQILADLQTIAQHTGGLADGDAALTGRSLAYLGDGANNMAHSYLLGGATAGMDVRIGAPASHRPDPAVLARATEIAAATGGSVRVTEDPREAVAGASAVLTDTWVSMGQEGEDGRGEATFAPYQVTEELMDLSGGIFLHCLPAYRGKEVAASVIDGPASVVWDEAENRLHAQKALLTWLLEHPDATTAGHARPAGERR
- the tyrS gene encoding tyrosine--tRNA ligase — translated: MHSVLDELAWRGLVVQTTGREALGRALADGPVSLYCGFDPTAASLHVGHLTQVLTMRRLQLAGHHPYALVGGATGLIGDPRMSGERVLNDAEIVHGWVDSLRSQISRFLDLEGEHAVTMVNNLDWIGQMSALDFLRDMGKHFRMGTMLGKETVARRLQSDEGISYTEFSYQVLQSIDYLELHRRYGVSLQYGGNDQWGNLLSGVELIHKVEGHDAHALTTPLVTKADGSKFGKSEGGAIWLDAELTSPYAFHQFWLNAADADVVKYLRYFTFRCQEEIAELEQATEEASHKRQAQRALADDLTTLVHGEQATAQATAAAAVLFGRGDVRALEERTVDSIARELPGAELSPTTPLVDAFIATGIAQSKGAARRGADEGGLSVNGEKLTADELTRELGELDLLPGRHLLLRRGRKNAAMVRLVG
- a CDS encoding arginine repressor, with the protein product MSEQRRALAQTKTSRQQRIVQLLTHREVSSQSQLAQLLTAEGIEVTQATLSRDLVELQAEKVRGSAGSLVYRLPPEGGAPRPTGPPAESELLEARLPRLAEGLLVSAEASGNLVVVRTPPGGAQYLASALDRSVMPDVLGTIAGDDTVLLVSRDPVGGDRLAARLLDLADGRREVPETPEPPAPPEPGAVPVDTAPGDPAPGI
- a CDS encoding acetylornithine transaminase, with the protein product MSELEKNSPQGTTSGPPIHSAGAGEGSGDLATRYGEALLPVFGAPQRILARGEGTRVWDTDGKEYLDLLAGIAVNTLGHAHPAILSALTKQAETLGHVSNFFATAPQIELAEKLLTLAGAPAGSGVFFANSGTEANEAAFKIARRTGRPRILSLTNSFHGRTMGALALTAKEAYRAPFEPLPGGVEFVPAGDERALAEALAPGDVAAVFAEPIQGEAGVLPLSPEYLRALRRLTREHGTLLILDEVQTGMGRTGNWFAHQGIDGLQPDVMTLAKGLGGGFPIGAVISFGADVHDLLQPGQHGTTFGGNPLAAAAGLAVIGTLLEDGVLEHVRTVGAQLSADVLALEDPLITGVRGAGLLLGIGLAEPIAKQVVAAALEAGFIINAPDASTLRLAPPLIIAQADLDSFVAALPDLLAAATAAGGN
- a CDS encoding argininosuccinate synthase; this translates as MTERIVLAYSGGLDTSVAIGWIHDATGADVIACAVDVGQGGEDLEVIRQRALDCGAVEAYVADARDEFAEEYCMAALKTNSLYMDAYPNVSAISRPVITKHLVKAAKKFGATTVAHGCTGKGNDQVRFEVSITSLAPELKCIAPVRDLALTRDKAIQYAERKGLPIETTKHNPFSIDQNVWGRAIETGFLEDIWNEPTKDIFSYTDDPAFPPVADEVVLTFERGVPVAIDGRTVTPLQAIQEMNRRAGAQGIGRIDIVEDRLVGIKSREVYEAPGAMALITAHQELERVTLEREQARFKRTVGDRWTEMVYDGQWFSPLKKSLDAFIEDTQRYVNGDIRMTLHGGRATVTGRRSETGLYDFNLATYDEGDAFDQSSARGFIDIYGLAAKQAAARDVAFGNGENLDAEDAE